One Erpetoichthys calabaricus chromosome 8, fErpCal1.3, whole genome shotgun sequence DNA segment encodes these proteins:
- the LOC114656759 gene encoding gamma-crystallin M2-like, whose product MGKIIFYEDRNFQGRYYECSSDCSDLHSYFSRCNSIRVDSGCWMVYECPNYMGYQYFLRRGEYPDYQRWMGYSDSIRSCRMVPQHRGSYHMKIYERENFGGQMMEFMDDCESVQDRFRYPDIHSCHTDGYWIMYEQPHYRGRQYFLRPGEYRRYSDWGGMNPRIGSFRRITDFC is encoded by the exons ATGGGCAAG ATCATTTTCTATGAAGACAGAAATTTCCAGGGTCGCTACTACGAATGTAGCAGTGACTGCAGTGACCTGCACTCCTACTTCAGCCGCTGTAACTCCATCCGGGTGGACAGCGGCTGCTGGATGGTCTACGAGTGCCCCAACTACATGGGCTACCAGTACTTCCTGAGAAGAGGCGAGTACCCTGATTACCAGCGCTGGATGGGCTACAGCGACAGCATCAGGTCCTGCCGTATGGTTCCTCAA CACAGAGGGTCATACCATATGAAGATATATGAGAGAGAAAACTTCGGAGGACAGATGATGGAGTTCATGGATGACTGTGAGTCTGTCCAGGATCGCTTCAGATATCCAGATATTCATTCCTGCCATACAGATGGCTACTGGATCATGTACGAGCAGCCCCACTACCGTGGACGGCAGTACTTCTTGAGGCCTGGTGAATACAGGAGATACTCTGACTGGGGTGGCATGAACCCCAGGATTGGCTCCTTCAGGCGCATCACAGATTTTTGTTAA
- the LOC114656760 gene encoding gamma-crystallin M2-like, producing the protein MGKIIFYEDRNFQGRYYECSSDCTDLHSYFSRCNSIRVDSGCWMVYERPNYMGYQYFLRRGEYPDYQRWMGYNDCIRSCRMIPHHRGSYRMRIYERENFGGQMMEFMDDCESVQDRFRYPDIHSCHVDGYWIMYEQPHFRGRQYFLRPGEYKRYSDWGGMNPRIGSFRRITDFC; encoded by the exons ATGGGCAAA ATCATTTTCTACGAAGACAGGAATTTCCAGGGTCGCTACTATGAATGTAGCAGCGACTGCACTGACCTGCACTCCTACTTCAGTCGCTGTAATTCCATCCGGGTGGACAGTGGCTGCTGGATGGTCTATGAGCGCCCCAACTACATGGGCTACCAGTACTTCCTGAGAAGGGGCGAGTATCCTGACTACCAGCGCTGGATGGGCTACAATGATTGCATCAGGTCTTGTCGCATGATCCCACAT CACAGAGGATCATACCGCATGAGGATTTATGAGCGGGAGAACTTTGGTGGTCAGATGATGGAGTTCATGGATGACTGTGAGTCTGTCCAGGACCGCTTCAGATATCCAGATATTCACTCCTGCCACGTGGATGGCTACTGGATCATGTATGAGCAGCCCCACTTCAGAGGACGGCAGTACTTCCTGAGGCCCGGAGAGTACAAGAGATACAGTGACTGGGGAGGCATGAACCCTAGGATTGGCTCCTTCAGGCGCATCACAGATTTCTGTTAA